GCGGGGGAAGTCACTCAGTTCTGGACAGTGGGCGCGGCGAGGCGGCTGTATTGATCCTGGCTGATCCAGCCGGTGAACGAACGATCATCGGCGTTGGTGAACTCCACCTCAGCCCAGCCGTCCTTGAGTGCCAGCAGGCCCACTACATCACCCTTGACGATGTAGGGACGCTTGGCGGGCTTGGCGCTGGGAGTTTTCAGCAGGTACGCCTTGTCGGCCGACACGGTGACCAGGCCGATCCATTTTTTGTCGGCGGTCTGGGTCAGGTCCAGGCCGGTGGCGATCTCCGGCATCAGCACATTCAGACAACCGGGATGCTGGCGCCCTTCTTCCACGGTCAAGGTCACGCCATCCGCTGAAGGCGCCACGCTGCCGGGGTAGGTTGTGTCGAGCCAGGTGGTCAGCGCGCCAGGCTTGCCTTGCAGGTAGAACGTGCAACCGCGGCTGACGCCCTCGCCCATTGATTCCGAATAGAAGCCTTCGACCTGATGGTCCGGCGTCACCGCCAACATCAGCCCTTCGTATTTGCCTGAATGCAACGCGGCCGAACCGGCCAAGGCGGGTGCCACGGCGCACAACGACAACACACCTACCGCTAGTAAACGGATCATCCTATTTTTTCCCTTCCAGTTTTTCGTAGGCTTTTTTCATCAGGACGTCGTAGTTACCGTAGTCCTCGCCGTTATAGTTGCGCGCCATGCCGGTAAAGTCCTTGGCCTTCATGGCTTTCATCAACGCCGGGCTCTTGCTGCAAAAACCGAGAAATGCCTTGAGTTGGTTGCCGGCATTCACTTTCAACGCCGCCGAAAATTCAAATACCGTCTTGTAACCGCACGATGCAAAGTTGAAGCCCATGATCTGGAACATGCCCCACGAGGCCGACATCAGTGCGGCTTCCTGGTCCAGGGCAAACGCAGTGGCCATGGTTTCCCAGGCTTTGATCTGGTCCTTGTTGTTTGTTTGCCACTGCGGTCCGGCTTTTTTCACGTAAGGGTAAGACAGCAGCGGGTGCGCCTGGTCGTAGATGTGCTTGGTGTACTTGCGAAACAAGTGACCTTCAAAGGCGATCACCGGCAACTTGGCCGGCCCGAACCCGGAGCGCCCGCCGGACTCCACGGTGGCGAAGGCCTTGATGATGTTCACCGGAATACCGCTGCCCAGTTGCGTGGCGGCGTTCTGGAAATCGGTTTCGCTGAGCGTCATGCCGCCGTCGCACGTGGCCTGGAGCATCAGCTGCCGGTTACGTCGCTCGGCCTCGATC
This region of Pseudomonas asgharzadehiana genomic DNA includes:
- a CDS encoding N-acetylmuramidase family protein — its product is MKSLQGLPRLISASVGAPGKARNLPADVQCIQYLFNLIIPKMGFPLAENGKCDSQLVQCISQYQFRHLKYAHPDGVIDPTGRTFNSLIEEAVKVPVKAFPTMRIPSFLNAFGNGNGDAVQATVNVYLDRMRAMIEAERRNRQLMLQATCDGGMTLSETDFQNAATQLGSGIPVNIIKAFATVESGGRSGFGPAKLPVIAFEGHLFRKYTKHIYDQAHPLLSYPYVKKAGPQWQTNNKDQIKAWETMATAFALDQEAALMSASWGMFQIMGFNFASCGYKTVFEFSAALKVNAGNQLKAFLGFCSKSPALMKAMKAKDFTGMARNYNGEDYGNYDVLMKKAYEKLEGKK